In Papio anubis isolate 15944 chromosome 20, Panubis1.0, whole genome shotgun sequence, a single window of DNA contains:
- the ZNF441 gene encoding zinc finger protein 441 isoform X2: MDSVAFEDVAINFTCEEWALLGPSQKSLYRDVMQETIRNLDCIGMIWQNHDIEEDQYKDLRRNLRCHMVERSCEIKDNSQCGGPFTQIQDTIVNEKIPGVDPWESSACAEVLMGRSSLNCYIRVDSEHKPCEYQEYGEKPYTHTQCGTTFSYQPSFQIRERPQHGKKLYDCKECATFSSLENLQRHMAVHHGDGRCMCKLCGNAFIWPSLFHMLGRTHTEEKPYEYEQCSTAFPAYSSSLRHERTHSGEKPYQCNLCGNAFSCSCYTQLYEMSHTGEQSYECQQCGKTFYHLGSFQRHMIMHTGDGPHKCKICGKGFLSPSSVRRHKRTHTGEKPYECKYCGKAFSDCTGFRRHMITHTGDGPHKCKVCGKAFDSPSLCRRHEKTHTGEKPYKCECGKAFSDFYYFRNHETTHTGEKPYKCKQCGKAFICCTYLQIHERIHTGERPYKCKQCGKAFRSSNYIRVHEKTHTGEKPYECKQCGKALSHLKSFQRHMIMHTGDGPHKCKICGKSFDSPSSFRRHERIHTGERPYKCKLCGKGFRSSSYIQLHERTHTGEKPYGCQQCGKALSDLSSFRRHMITHTGNGPHKCKICGKGFDYPSSVQRHERTHTGEKPYECKECGKAFSHSSYLRIHERVHTGEKPYK, from the exons GACTCAGTGGCATTTGAGGATGTGGCTATAAACTTCACCTGTGAGGAGTGGGCTTTGCTGGGTCCATCACAGAAGAGTCTCTACAGAGATGTGATGCAGGAAACCATCAGAAACCTGGACTGTATAG GAATGATATGGCAAAATCACGATATAGAAGAAGATCAGTACAAAGATCTCAGGAGAAATCTAAG ATGTCATATGGTAGAGAGATCCTGTGAAATTAAAGATAATAGTCAATGTGGAGGACCCTTTACCCAGATTCAAGACACTATTGTGAACGAGAAAATACCTGGAGTAGATCCATGGGAAAGCAGTGCGTGTGCAGAAGTCCTCATGGGTCGTTCATCTCTTAATTGCTACATTAGAGTTGACAGTGAACACAAACCATGTGAGTATCAAGAATATGGAGAGAAgccatatacacatacacaatgtgGGACAACTTTCAGTTATCAGCCCTCCTTTCAAATACGTGAAAGGCCTCAGCATGGAAAGAAACTCTATGATTGTAAGGAATGTGCAACCTTCAGTTCTCTTGAAAACCTCCAAAGACACATGGCAGTACACCATGGAGATGGACGTTGTATGTGTAAGTTGTGTGGAAATGCCTTTATTTGGCCTAGTTTATTTCATATGCTTGGAAGAACTCACACTGAAGAGAAACCATATGAATATGAGCAGTGTTCTACAGCATTTCCTGCTTATAGTTCCTCTCTAAGACATGAAAGAACACACAGTGGAGAGAAACCCTATCAATGTAATCTATGTGGGAACGCCTTCAGTTGTTCCTGTTACACTCAACTCTATGAAATGAGTCACACTGGAGAACAATCCTATGAATGTCAGCAATGTGGGAAAACATTTTATCATCTTGGAAGCTTTCAAAGACACATGATAATGCACACTGGAGATGGACCTCATAAATGTAAGATATGTGGAAAAGGCTTTCTTTCTCCCAGTTCAGTTCGAAGACATAaaagaactcacactggagagaaaccctatgaatgtaagtaTTGTGGGAAAGCATTCTCTGATTGCACAGGTTTTCGAAGACACATGATAACGCACACTGGAGATGGACCTCATAAATGCAAGGTATGTGGGAAAGCCTTTGATTCTCCCAGTTTATGTCGAAGGCATGAAAAAACTCATACTGgggagaaaccctataaatgtgaatgtgggaaagcctttagtGATTTCTATTACTTTCGAAATCATGAAActactcacactggagagaagccatataaatgtaaacaatgtggaaaagccttcattTGTTGCACTTACCTTCAAATACATGAAAGAATTCACACTGGGGAGAGACCctataaatgtaaacaatgtggaaaagccttcaggTCTTCCAATTACATTCGAGTACATGAAAAgactcacactggagaaaagcccTATGAATGTAAGCAGTGTGGAAAAGCACTTTCTCATCTGAAAAGCTTTCAGAGACACATGATAATGCACACTGGAGACGGACCTCATAAATGTAAGATATGTGGGAAAAGCTTTGATTCCCCCAGTTCATTTCGAAGACATGAAAGAATTCACACTGGGGAGAGACCCTATAAGTGTAAACTATGTGGGAAAGGCTTCAGGTCTTCCAGTTACATTCAACTACATGAAAGGacccacactggagagaaaccctatggtTGTCAGCAATGTGGGAAAGCATTATCTGATCTCTCAAGCTTTCGAAGACACATGATAACGCATACTGGAAATGGACCTCATAAATGTAAGATATGTGGGAAAGGCTTCGATTATCCTAGTTCAGTGCAAAGACATGaaagaactcacactggagagaaaccctatgaatgcaaggaatgtgggaaagccttcagtcaTTCAAGTTACTTACGGATACATGAAAGAGTTCATACTGGGGAGAAGCCGTataaat GA
- the ZNF441 gene encoding zinc finger protein 441 isoform X1: protein MDSVAFEDVAINFTCEEWALLGPSQKSLYRDVMQETIRNLDCIGMIWQNHDIEEDQYKDLRRNLRCHMVERSCEIKDNSQCGGPFTQIQDTIVNEKIPGVDPWESSACAEVLMGRSSLNCYIRVDSEHKPCEYQEYGEKPYTHTQCGTTFSYQPSFQIRERPQHGKKLYDCKECATFSSLENLQRHMAVHHGDGRCMCKLCGNAFIWPSLFHMLGRTHTEEKPYEYEQCSTAFPAYSSSLRHERTHSGEKPYQCNLCGNAFSCSCYTQLYEMSHTGEQSYECQQCGKTFYHLGSFQRHMIMHTGDGPHKCKICGKGFLSPSSVRRHKRTHTGEKPYECKYCGKAFSDCTGFRRHMITHTGDGPHKCKVCGKAFDSPSLCRRHEKTHTGEKPYKCECGKAFSDFYYFRNHETTHTGEKPYKCKQCGKAFICCTYLQIHERIHTGERPYKCKQCGKAFRSSNYIRVHEKTHTGEKPYECKQCGKALSHLKSFQRHMIMHTGDGPHKCKICGKSFDSPSSFRRHERIHTGERPYKCKLCGKGFRSSSYIQLHERTHTGEKPYGCQQCGKALSDLSSFRRHMITHTGNGPHKCKICGKGFDYPSSVQRHERTHTGEKPYECKECGKAFSHSSYLRIHERVHTGEKPYKCKECGKPFHCPSAFHKHERTHSVEKPYKCKEGGETFHCISSFHKHEGTH, encoded by the exons GACTCAGTGGCATTTGAGGATGTGGCTATAAACTTCACCTGTGAGGAGTGGGCTTTGCTGGGTCCATCACAGAAGAGTCTCTACAGAGATGTGATGCAGGAAACCATCAGAAACCTGGACTGTATAG GAATGATATGGCAAAATCACGATATAGAAGAAGATCAGTACAAAGATCTCAGGAGAAATCTAAG ATGTCATATGGTAGAGAGATCCTGTGAAATTAAAGATAATAGTCAATGTGGAGGACCCTTTACCCAGATTCAAGACACTATTGTGAACGAGAAAATACCTGGAGTAGATCCATGGGAAAGCAGTGCGTGTGCAGAAGTCCTCATGGGTCGTTCATCTCTTAATTGCTACATTAGAGTTGACAGTGAACACAAACCATGTGAGTATCAAGAATATGGAGAGAAgccatatacacatacacaatgtgGGACAACTTTCAGTTATCAGCCCTCCTTTCAAATACGTGAAAGGCCTCAGCATGGAAAGAAACTCTATGATTGTAAGGAATGTGCAACCTTCAGTTCTCTTGAAAACCTCCAAAGACACATGGCAGTACACCATGGAGATGGACGTTGTATGTGTAAGTTGTGTGGAAATGCCTTTATTTGGCCTAGTTTATTTCATATGCTTGGAAGAACTCACACTGAAGAGAAACCATATGAATATGAGCAGTGTTCTACAGCATTTCCTGCTTATAGTTCCTCTCTAAGACATGAAAGAACACACAGTGGAGAGAAACCCTATCAATGTAATCTATGTGGGAACGCCTTCAGTTGTTCCTGTTACACTCAACTCTATGAAATGAGTCACACTGGAGAACAATCCTATGAATGTCAGCAATGTGGGAAAACATTTTATCATCTTGGAAGCTTTCAAAGACACATGATAATGCACACTGGAGATGGACCTCATAAATGTAAGATATGTGGAAAAGGCTTTCTTTCTCCCAGTTCAGTTCGAAGACATAaaagaactcacactggagagaaaccctatgaatgtaagtaTTGTGGGAAAGCATTCTCTGATTGCACAGGTTTTCGAAGACACATGATAACGCACACTGGAGATGGACCTCATAAATGCAAGGTATGTGGGAAAGCCTTTGATTCTCCCAGTTTATGTCGAAGGCATGAAAAAACTCATACTGgggagaaaccctataaatgtgaatgtgggaaagcctttagtGATTTCTATTACTTTCGAAATCATGAAActactcacactggagagaagccatataaatgtaaacaatgtggaaaagccttcattTGTTGCACTTACCTTCAAATACATGAAAGAATTCACACTGGGGAGAGACCctataaatgtaaacaatgtggaaaagccttcaggTCTTCCAATTACATTCGAGTACATGAAAAgactcacactggagaaaagcccTATGAATGTAAGCAGTGTGGAAAAGCACTTTCTCATCTGAAAAGCTTTCAGAGACACATGATAATGCACACTGGAGACGGACCTCATAAATGTAAGATATGTGGGAAAAGCTTTGATTCCCCCAGTTCATTTCGAAGACATGAAAGAATTCACACTGGGGAGAGACCCTATAAGTGTAAACTATGTGGGAAAGGCTTCAGGTCTTCCAGTTACATTCAACTACATGAAAGGacccacactggagagaaaccctatggtTGTCAGCAATGTGGGAAAGCATTATCTGATCTCTCAAGCTTTCGAAGACACATGATAACGCATACTGGAAATGGACCTCATAAATGTAAGATATGTGGGAAAGGCTTCGATTATCCTAGTTCAGTGCAAAGACATGaaagaactcacactggagagaaaccctatgaatgcaaggaatgtgggaaagccttcagtcaTTCAAGTTACTTACGGATACATGAAAGAGTTCATACTGGGGAGAAGCCGTataaatgtaaggaatgtgggaaaccATTCCATTGTCCCAGTGCCTTTCATAAACATGAAAGGACCCACAGTGTAGAGAAACCCTATAAGTGTAAAGAAGGTGGGGAAACATTTCATTGTATCAGTTCCTTTCATAAGCATGAAGGGACCCACTAG